A part of Thermotoga petrophila RKU-1 genomic DNA contains:
- a CDS encoding DeoR/GlpR family DNA-binding transcription regulator has protein sequence MKEERLKEILDIVDKNGFISMKDLQEQLGVSMITVRRDVAELVKRNLVKKVHGGIRKVNYFEKETDFMKRLSINREAKEKIAQLALNFVEDGDIIFLDASTTAHIFAKHLASSQKSVHVITNNLLTAMELSKNSDISVVLLTGKVNPENLAVEGSLTIECGKKFSVKKAFVSCRGVTAEEGTYEINTMEMGIKGIFVERAEEIFVLADFSKIGKRSLAHLIPAEKIDHLITDRKPPENQYEIFREKGVEIVY, from the coding sequence ATGAAGGAAGAAAGGCTCAAGGAAATTCTTGACATAGTGGACAAAAACGGTTTCATCAGCATGAAAGATCTTCAGGAACAACTCGGCGTTTCGATGATCACCGTGAGAAGAGACGTGGCAGAACTGGTGAAAAGGAATTTGGTGAAAAAAGTACATGGTGGCATAAGGAAGGTGAATTATTTTGAAAAGGAAACAGATTTCATGAAACGACTCTCAATAAACAGAGAAGCAAAAGAGAAAATTGCCCAGCTTGCGCTGAACTTCGTTGAAGATGGAGACATTATCTTTCTGGACGCAAGCACCACTGCGCATATCTTTGCCAAACACCTGGCCTCGTCTCAAAAGTCCGTTCACGTTATCACAAACAACCTGCTCACTGCAATGGAGCTCTCGAAGAACTCCGATATAAGCGTTGTTCTGCTCACAGGAAAGGTGAATCCGGAGAACCTGGCTGTGGAAGGCTCTCTGACGATAGAGTGTGGGAAAAAATTCTCCGTGAAAAAAGCCTTTGTCTCCTGTAGAGGAGTGACTGCGGAAGAAGGAACCTACGAAATAAACACCATGGAAATGGGAATAAAAGGAATTTTCGTGGAAAGAGCGGAAGAGATCTTCGTACTCGCTGACTTCAGCAAAATAGGAAAAAGATCGCTGGCACATCTGATACCCGCAGAAAAAATCGATCATCTCATCACCGACAGAAAACCTCCAGAAAATCAGTATGAAATATTCAGGGAAAAAGGTGTGGAAATTGTTTATTGA
- the aglA gene encoding alpha-glucosidase AglA, protein MPTIVFVGAGSVRYTIKLVGDLAKTPELYGSRLVLMDIDEERLKATYVLVTKYLRELNAEYTVEQTTSLEKALEEADFVINTALYRAPGHEDGYVHYEIMRGVGERHGYYRGIDSQELNMVSDYYTLSNYNHLKMSLDIAKAVEKISPNAWILQTANPVFEITQLVKRLTKAKIVGFCHGYAHVFHLAKVLGVEPEELDWQVAGVNHAIWMNRFRCRGEDLYPKLDEWIEKNASKWEPKNPWDVDFSPAAIDMYRFYGMYPIGDTVRSGTWKYHYDLETKKRWYGKFGGIDNEVERPKFYESLRKQRKRLMELAKEVEKDPTIELTKVWPEVFTTGSESVEQHIPFINALVNNKKARLVLNIENRGVIKGIPDDVVVEVPVVVDKEGIHPEKIEPDLTDRIKKFYLLPRILRMEWALEAFISGDRRVLEEILVRDPRTRSYEQAVAVIDDILNLPFNEEMKKHYGG, encoded by the coding sequence ATGCCTACCATTGTATTTGTAGGAGCGGGGAGCGTAAGGTACACGATCAAGCTGGTAGGGGACCTGGCGAAGACACCGGAGCTGTATGGGTCAAGACTGGTATTGATGGACATCGACGAAGAAAGGTTGAAAGCAACGTACGTTCTCGTCACAAAGTACCTCAGAGAACTGAATGCAGAGTACACAGTGGAACAGACAACAAGCCTTGAGAAAGCACTTGAAGAGGCAGACTTTGTCATCAACACAGCCCTCTACAGGGCACCAGGACACGAAGATGGATACGTACACTACGAGATCATGAGGGGAGTAGGAGAGAGACATGGCTACTACAGAGGGATAGACAGCCAGGAGCTGAACATGGTCTCGGACTACTACACACTCAGCAACTACAACCACCTGAAGATGAGCCTTGATATAGCAAAGGCAGTGGAGAAGATATCACCGAATGCGTGGATACTGCAGACGGCCAATCCCGTTTTTGAGATCACGCAGCTTGTGAAGAGACTTACGAAAGCGAAGATAGTGGGTTTCTGCCACGGATATGCGCACGTGTTCCACCTTGCGAAGGTACTCGGTGTGGAGCCAGAAGAATTAGACTGGCAAGTAGCAGGGGTGAACCATGCGATATGGATGAACAGGTTCAGGTGCAGAGGGGAGGATCTCTATCCGAAGCTGGACGAATGGATAGAGAAGAACGCGTCGAAGTGGGAGCCGAAGAATCCATGGGATGTGGACTTTTCACCTGCAGCGATAGACATGTACAGGTTCTACGGGATGTACCCGATAGGGGACACGGTGAGGAGTGGGACATGGAAATACCACTACGATCTTGAGACAAAGAAGAGATGGTACGGGAAGTTTGGAGGGATAGACAACGAAGTGGAGAGGCCGAAGTTCTACGAGAGTTTGAGAAAGCAGAGGAAGAGACTGATGGAACTTGCGAAAGAAGTGGAAAAAGATCCAACGATAGAGCTGACGAAGGTGTGGCCTGAGGTGTTCACAACAGGCAGTGAGAGTGTAGAGCAGCACATACCGTTCATAAACGCGCTTGTGAACAACAAGAAAGCGAGGCTTGTGTTGAACATAGAGAACAGAGGGGTGATAAAGGGGATACCGGACGATGTGGTGGTGGAGGTGCCGGTGGTAGTTGATAAAGAAGGGATACATCCGGAGAAGATAGAGCCTGATCTTACAGACAGGATCAAGAAGTTCTATCTTCTTCCAAGGATACTCAGGATGGAGTGGGCACTTGAGGCGTTCATATCTGGTGACAGGAGGGTTCTGGAGGAGATCCTCGTCAGGGATCCAAGAACCAGATCTTACGAACAGGCTGTTGCTGTCATCGATGATATCCTTAACCTCCCCTTCAACGAGGAAATGAAGAAGCACTACGGCGGTTGA
- a CDS encoding rhamnogalacturonan lyase: MLVKRSLLILILTIVCSLLLFGARQMEYLKRGMVAIKTDEGVFLSWRKLGTDPEDVRFHIYRDGQRITPAPVSLTNFLDPEGTLESVYKVIPVIGGKERVEEASKEVKVWEKNYLEIPIRKPEGGVTPDGVHYEYTANDAAVGDLDGDGEYEIVLKWDPTNSKDNAHDGYTGNTYLDAYEFDGTHLWRIDLGRNIRSGAHYTPFIVYDLDGDGRAEVVCRTSDGTVDGQGNVIGDPNADYRNEKGRILTGPEYLTVFDGLTGRALVTVPFEPARETVESWGDNYGNRVDRFLMAVAYLDGQRPSVVSCRGYYARTALAAYNFRNGKLELLWKFDTKTGNKEYEGQGHHFLRVFDVDNDGRDEIIYGSCVIDDDGTGLFSTRLGHGDAMHFGDLDPTRPGYEVFTIHEGRSKKPYGVAMWDAKTGNVLWGVYIEGADVGRGLAADIDPRYPGVECWTNKTGLYTCKGEKISDNRPNSVNFAIWWDGDLLRELLDHTWYGDHGIGKIDKWDYINEKLVNLVTFTGTLSNNWTKGNPCLQADILGDWREEVIWRTEDSTALRVYVSTYPTNYTFYTLMHDPLYRIDIANQNVGYNQPPHTSFYLGTGMMETPPKPDIYVVK; encoded by the coding sequence ATGCTGGTGAAAAGATCTCTTTTGATTCTGATTTTGACCATCGTCTGTTCCCTTTTGCTCTTCGGAGCCCGGCAGATGGAATACCTCAAAAGAGGGATGGTAGCCATCAAGACTGATGAGGGAGTCTTTCTGAGCTGGAGAAAACTGGGAACCGATCCTGAAGATGTCAGATTCCACATCTACCGCGATGGGCAAAGGATAACCCCCGCTCCCGTCAGCTTGACCAATTTCCTCGATCCTGAAGGGACACTTGAGTCTGTATACAAAGTGATTCCTGTGATCGGAGGGAAAGAGCGGGTTGAAGAAGCTTCAAAAGAGGTGAAAGTCTGGGAGAAGAACTATCTTGAGATTCCCATCAGAAAACCGGAGGGAGGTGTCACACCAGACGGTGTGCATTATGAGTACACCGCAAACGATGCAGCTGTCGGAGATTTGGACGGTGATGGTGAATACGAAATCGTTCTGAAATGGGATCCTACCAATTCGAAGGACAACGCACACGATGGTTACACTGGGAACACATATCTTGATGCCTACGAGTTTGACGGAACACACCTCTGGAGGATAGACCTGGGTAGAAACATCAGATCAGGTGCACATTACACACCTTTCATCGTTTATGATCTCGACGGCGATGGCAGAGCAGAAGTTGTTTGCAGAACTTCCGATGGTACAGTGGATGGACAGGGGAACGTGATAGGAGATCCAAACGCGGATTATCGAAACGAGAAAGGAAGGATCCTCACGGGGCCGGAGTACTTGACGGTGTTCGATGGATTAACAGGAAGAGCTCTGGTAACAGTTCCGTTCGAACCTGCACGGGAAACTGTGGAGAGCTGGGGAGACAACTATGGAAACAGAGTGGACAGATTCCTGATGGCAGTTGCTTATCTGGATGGCCAGAGACCGAGTGTTGTCTCTTGCAGAGGTTACTATGCCAGAACTGCTCTGGCTGCTTACAACTTCAGGAATGGGAAATTGGAACTCCTCTGGAAATTTGATACCAAGACCGGCAACAAAGAGTACGAAGGTCAGGGACATCACTTCTTGAGGGTTTTTGATGTGGACAACGATGGAAGAGATGAGATCATCTACGGTTCGTGTGTCATAGATGACGATGGAACTGGTCTGTTCTCGACACGCCTTGGACATGGTGATGCAATGCACTTTGGAGATCTCGATCCAACAAGGCCTGGTTATGAAGTCTTTACAATCCACGAAGGAAGGTCAAAGAAACCCTACGGTGTCGCCATGTGGGACGCCAAGACAGGAAATGTGCTGTGGGGTGTCTACATCGAAGGAGCGGATGTAGGAAGAGGACTCGCAGCCGACATAGATCCAAGGTATCCCGGTGTGGAATGCTGGACGAACAAAACGGGTCTCTACACTTGTAAAGGAGAAAAGATCTCCGACAACAGACCCAATTCTGTCAACTTCGCCATCTGGTGGGACGGAGACCTTCTCAGAGAACTCCTCGATCATACCTGGTACGGCGATCACGGAATAGGGAAGATCGACAAATGGGACTACATAAACGAAAAACTGGTAAATCTTGTGACCTTCACCGGAACTCTTTCCAACAACTGGACGAAAGGAAATCCCTGCCTGCAAGCAGATATACTCGGTGACTGGAGAGAAGAAGTTATCTGGAGAACAGAGGACAGCACTGCGCTCAGAGTGTATGTATCTACTTACCCAACGAACTACACATTCTACACATTGATGCACGATCCTCTTTACAGAATAGACATCGCCAATCAGAATGTGGGTTACAATCAGCCGCCACACACAAGTTTTTATCTCGGTACCGGTATGATGGAAACTCCTCCAAAACCAGATATTTACGTTGTCAAATAA
- a CDS encoding ABC transporter substrate-binding protein produces the protein MFRRVLWGLLVVIFAAQILAIGLNKIVPGEYYNLTDYERLTGKKITKFNEAPMLKEMVEKGLLPPVEERLPKNPVVVTPYEEIGQYGGTWRRVWFGLPDQPNVDKIAVEKLVMFDKTGGVILPNILEEWQVSSDGKTFVFKIREGLKWSDGVPVTTEDVRFWYEDILLDENLTPTIPSWLIAGGKPLKVEIVDKCTFKVNFEVPYPLFLYQLAYRGQGGYVFVVPSHYLKNFHPKYVPLEKLTQMAKEEGYDYWWQLFAAKGTNTNAWITNPELPVLYPWKLKKLTDSQLVIERNPYYFKVDPEGNQLPYIDEIVFYRIQDKQMALMKAMAGEIDMQTRHFGTEQFTILLENREKGGYRVLRWVWGVGSIVTFYVNQNVKDPVLRELFQNPKFRYALSLAINREEIATLVFHNLGEPRQASLITGVAFYDPEWEKAYAEYNPEKANALLDEIGLTKRDAEGYRIRSDGKRLEIIIEYSVTDAVVDVLEMVKQYWENLGIKVLLKPEERSLYMTRCEAGEPEIGAWSFDRCAAVLSDPGRLLGTVWDGPWAPLYARWYISGGKAGEEPPEGSDIRRIYELWDKVKVTVDEEERDRLFKELINIHKKNIFFIGTVGEVQIPVIVKDNFRNVPDGLIFDHPLFSPKNARPEQFFFELK, from the coding sequence ATGTTCAGGAGAGTTCTGTGGGGCCTTCTTGTAGTAATCTTCGCAGCCCAGATCCTTGCTATTGGACTCAACAAAATCGTTCCCGGTGAGTATTACAATCTCACCGACTACGAACGTCTGACAGGCAAGAAGATCACGAAATTCAACGAAGCACCGATGTTGAAAGAGATGGTTGAGAAAGGACTGCTTCCACCTGTGGAGGAAAGGCTTCCGAAGAATCCGGTTGTGGTGACACCTTATGAGGAGATAGGTCAATACGGTGGTACCTGGAGAAGAGTATGGTTCGGCCTTCCGGATCAGCCCAATGTCGATAAGATCGCTGTCGAGAAACTCGTGATGTTCGATAAGACCGGTGGGGTAATACTTCCGAATATCCTCGAAGAGTGGCAGGTTAGCAGTGATGGTAAAACGTTTGTCTTCAAGATAAGAGAAGGGCTGAAGTGGTCTGATGGTGTGCCTGTCACCACAGAGGACGTGAGATTTTGGTATGAAGACATTTTACTGGATGAAAATCTGACCCCTACGATTCCTTCCTGGCTGATCGCTGGAGGTAAACCCTTAAAAGTAGAAATCGTCGATAAGTGTACATTCAAAGTAAATTTCGAAGTCCCCTATCCTCTGTTTCTCTATCAGCTAGCATACCGGGGACAGGGCGGTTACGTTTTCGTTGTCCCATCGCACTATCTGAAAAACTTCCATCCAAAGTATGTCCCGCTTGAAAAACTGACACAAATGGCGAAGGAAGAAGGATACGATTACTGGTGGCAACTTTTCGCTGCGAAAGGTACCAATACCAATGCGTGGATTACGAATCCTGAGCTTCCCGTACTCTATCCATGGAAATTGAAGAAATTGACTGATTCACAACTCGTCATCGAAAGGAACCCATACTATTTCAAGGTGGATCCTGAAGGGAATCAGCTTCCATACATAGATGAAATAGTGTTCTACAGGATTCAAGACAAACAGATGGCGCTCATGAAAGCTATGGCTGGAGAAATAGATATGCAAACCAGGCACTTTGGAACGGAACAGTTCACTATATTACTTGAGAACAGGGAAAAAGGTGGCTATAGAGTTTTGAGATGGGTTTGGGGTGTTGGCAGCATAGTAACGTTCTATGTGAATCAAAATGTGAAAGATCCCGTTCTTAGAGAACTCTTCCAGAATCCAAAGTTCAGATACGCCCTTTCACTGGCGATAAACCGAGAAGAAATAGCTACCCTGGTCTTCCACAACCTTGGTGAGCCACGTCAAGCATCACTGATCACAGGTGTTGCTTTCTACGATCCTGAATGGGAGAAAGCATATGCGGAATATAACCCTGAGAAGGCGAACGCTCTCTTGGATGAAATAGGCCTGACAAAGCGAGATGCCGAGGGTTATAGAATAAGATCGGATGGCAAAAGGTTGGAAATAATAATAGAGTACTCCGTAACAGACGCTGTTGTTGACGTACTGGAGATGGTAAAACAGTACTGGGAAAATCTGGGTATCAAGGTGCTCCTGAAACCTGAGGAACGATCGCTCTACATGACAAGGTGTGAAGCAGGAGAGCCTGAAATAGGTGCGTGGTCATTCGACAGATGTGCAGCCGTATTGAGCGATCCTGGAAGGTTACTGGGAACAGTGTGGGATGGCCCATGGGCACCTCTTTATGCAAGGTGGTACATTTCCGGTGGAAAAGCTGGCGAGGAACCACCAGAAGGCTCAGACATTAGAAGAATCTACGAGCTTTGGGACAAAGTAAAAGTAACCGTCGATGAAGAAGAAAGAGACAGACTTTTCAAGGAGCTCATCAACATTCATAAGAAAAATATCTTCTTCATAGGAACGGTGGGAGAAGTCCAGATACCTGTCATCGTGAAGGACAATTTCAGAAATGTCCCTGATGGATTAATCTTTGATCATCCTCTCTTCAGTCCAAAGAATGCCCGACCGGAACAATTCTTCTTTGAACTGAAATAA
- a CDS encoding carbohydrate ABC transporter permease, whose product MRQLIKTRFVFLLPGLFFMSLFVLVPIVSIFFISFYSWNLLSPMRFIGWANFKRMISDKYFWNSLVVTFKLMGLGVPINFFLSLSLALALYREDRFSKIFRAIFYWPCLMPAIAGATMWKWMFSYHTGLFNYILRTLGLSPIYWLEKPLNALFSVVLSGIWGVGFFMMMFITGLQNIPQELIEAARIDGANRWQTFWYVTFPCLKNTNLLVLMVSVAYSLRSFAGIYALTGGGPGYATTNIALYIYRSGLTQFRIGYAYAMSVVYFVLALVVGLIILRLQREE is encoded by the coding sequence ATGAGACAACTCATTAAGACCCGTTTTGTATTTCTTTTACCTGGTCTGTTTTTTATGTCTCTCTTTGTTCTTGTACCTATAGTTTCTATATTTTTCATTTCTTTTTATTCATGGAATCTTCTGTCTCCGATGAGGTTTATAGGATGGGCAAATTTCAAAAGGATGATATCTGATAAATACTTCTGGAATTCACTTGTTGTGACCTTCAAGTTGATGGGACTCGGCGTTCCCATAAATTTCTTTCTGTCTCTCAGTCTGGCTCTTGCTCTTTACAGAGAGGATAGATTTTCGAAGATTTTCAGAGCCATTTTCTACTGGCCGTGTCTTATGCCTGCAATAGCAGGAGCAACGATGTGGAAGTGGATGTTTTCGTATCACACAGGTCTCTTTAATTACATTCTTAGAACTCTTGGTCTTTCTCCCATTTACTGGCTTGAAAAACCCCTAAACGCTTTATTCTCAGTGGTGCTTTCGGGTATCTGGGGTGTGGGGTTCTTCATGATGATGTTCATCACAGGTCTCCAGAACATACCACAGGAGCTGATAGAAGCGGCCAGAATCGATGGAGCAAACAGATGGCAGACCTTCTGGTATGTGACCTTCCCATGTTTGAAGAACACCAACTTGCTTGTGCTTATGGTGTCTGTTGCTTATTCTCTGAGAAGTTTTGCCGGTATTTATGCTTTAACAGGAGGAGGTCCCGGTTATGCCACCACGAACATCGCCTTGTACATCTACAGATCAGGCCTTACACAATTCAGGATAGGATATGCGTACGCAATGAGTGTTGTTTACTTTGTACTTGCACTTGTGGTGGGGCTGATCATCTTAAGGTTGCAGAGGGAGGAATAA
- a CDS encoding ABC transporter substrate-binding protein, with product MRSRLMVLGFLLLLFAGILLGVKLTIFSAGASEGQALDAAIAEYKKLHPEVEFEHVNITSGWQEKFSLALMSGDAPDLIAITVPYADYFRSYLIDLAPYVEKHLGISLKEYKDSMYDVVRAYVGKTEDELTYVPLYLTVHSLWVNVDYFEKAGIPYPPLGGRDEPWTWEEFVDVLRTVKKVNKLPAAMSFSYSTERLFNYLAVRGVKVLDENLDLVLDKDPRAKKVLQDFVDLFKEELVPAPEWIAQQSDINDFLGGITAVHWSGSWMCRSIIDIMKQTGKRFAPAYVPKDVDWFGINGGHIFGVVRTGDKKREEEAIKFALWIGQKGLGNDVFNKALLGISPFKGHEIDYGVPEMNEWIPVFQTLIERAPSWIVPVRTCELWARLYDPLRTQIAMVIGDQQNLDDALKNIRKEYETILEELGGKR from the coding sequence GTGCGCTCTAGGTTGATGGTCCTGGGATTTTTACTACTTTTGTTCGCTGGCATTCTTCTAGGAGTGAAACTTACGATCTTCAGTGCCGGTGCCAGTGAGGGTCAGGCACTGGATGCGGCAATCGCTGAGTACAAAAAACTACATCCAGAGGTGGAATTCGAGCACGTCAATATCACATCTGGTTGGCAGGAGAAGTTCTCCCTTGCGTTGATGAGTGGTGATGCTCCCGATCTAATAGCGATCACTGTTCCATACGCGGATTATTTCAGATCTTACCTTATTGATCTCGCACCTTATGTAGAGAAACACCTAGGCATTTCTCTCAAAGAGTACAAAGATTCCATGTACGATGTGGTCAGAGCCTATGTGGGGAAAACGGAGGATGAGTTAACTTACGTTCCCCTCTATCTCACTGTCCACAGTCTTTGGGTGAACGTTGATTATTTTGAGAAAGCGGGTATTCCTTATCCTCCACTTGGAGGAAGGGATGAACCCTGGACATGGGAAGAGTTCGTAGATGTTCTCAGAACAGTCAAAAAAGTCAACAAACTACCAGCTGCCATGTCATTTTCCTATTCCACGGAGAGATTATTCAATTACCTTGCCGTGAGGGGAGTTAAAGTTCTGGACGAGAACCTGGATCTTGTTCTCGATAAGGATCCCAGAGCAAAAAAGGTGCTGCAAGATTTTGTAGATCTTTTCAAAGAAGAACTAGTGCCGGCACCGGAGTGGATAGCACAGCAGTCCGATATAAACGATTTCCTGGGGGGTATCACGGCGGTTCACTGGTCCGGTAGCTGGATGTGCAGATCCATCATCGACATCATGAAACAGACAGGAAAACGTTTTGCTCCGGCTTACGTTCCAAAAGATGTCGACTGGTTTGGCATCAACGGAGGCCATATCTTCGGGGTGGTAAGAACAGGCGACAAGAAGCGAGAGGAAGAAGCTATAAAATTCGCTCTCTGGATAGGACAGAAGGGACTTGGAAACGATGTGTTCAACAAGGCGCTTCTCGGAATTTCACCGTTCAAAGGCCATGAAATAGATTACGGTGTACCGGAGATGAACGAATGGATACCGGTCTTTCAGACTTTGATCGAAAGGGCACCTTCTTGGATAGTTCCGGTCAGAACCTGCGAACTCTGGGCAAGACTCTACGATCCTTTGAGAACACAGATCGCCATGGTAATAGGTGACCAGCAGAATCTTGATGATGCATTGAAAAACATCCGAAAAGAGTACGAAACCATCCTAGAAGAACTTGGAGGAAAGAGATAA